In Elephas maximus indicus isolate mEleMax1 chromosome 7, mEleMax1 primary haplotype, whole genome shotgun sequence, the following proteins share a genomic window:
- the KLHL35 gene encoding kelch-like protein 35 — protein MALPQTACLSLAPAEPDQECGQSGRDIGARAPGVQVAGTDRSDLSAQAAAAAEHLGEGVARMLEASKQEESELSSEAPCTGACHAQRVLQTLNAYRRSGTLTDVVLRAGGRDFPCHRAALSAGSAYFRSLFAAGRPQRCLAVVPVAPEGPGAGLAGAATAAAMAVVLDYVYGAGVRLCAEDQAAAVLALAERLGVAGLREACARFLEGRLRAANSLALRRVAAAFSLASLAERCGRVLRQAFAEVAHHADFLELAADEVAALLADPALGVAREEAVFEAAMRWVRHDAPARRGQLRRLLEHVRLPLLAPAYFLEKVEADELLQACGECRPLLLEARACFILGREIGALRTRPRRFMDLAEVIVVIGGCDRKGLLRLPFADAYHPESRRWTPLPSLPGYTRSEFAACALRNDVYVSGGHINSRDVWMFSSHLHTWIKVASLHKGRWRHKMAVIQGQLFVVGGFDGLRRLRSVERYDPFSNTWAAAAPLPEAVSSAAVAPCAGQLYVIGGAGQDGVNTDKVQCFDPQEDQWSLRSPAPFSQRCLEAVSLEDTIYVVGGLMSKIFTYDPGTDVWGEAAVLPNPVESCGVTVCDGKIHILGGRDDRGDSTDRVFTFDPSSGQVEAQPSLQRCTSSHGCVTIVQSLGR, from the exons GATGCTGGAGGCCTCCAAGCAGGAGGAGTCGGAGCTGAGCTCTGAGGCGCCGTGCACGGGGGCCTGCCACGCGCAGCGCGTCCTGCAGACCCTCAACGCGTACAGGCGGAGCGGCACCCTCACCGACGTGGTGCTGCGCGCTGGCGGCCGCGACTTCCCGTGCCACCGTGCCGCACTCAGCGCGGGGAGCGCCTACTTCCGCAGCCTGTTTGCTGCCGGTCGGCCGCAGCGCTGCCTGGCTGTGGTGCCGGTGGCGCCCGAGGGGCCGGGTGCGGGGCTCGCCGGGGCGGCCACGGCCGCAGCGATGGCCGTGGTACTCGATTACGTGTACGGCGCGGGTGTGCGGCTGTGCGCCGAGGACCAGGCAGCCGCAGTGCTGGCGCTGGCCGAGCGGCTGGGTGTGGCGGGTCTGCGCGAGGCCTGCGCGCGCTTCCTCGAGGGCCGCCTGCGCGCCGCCAACAGTCTGGCGCTGCGCCGCGTGGCCGCCGCCTTCTCGCTTGCCTCGCTGGCCGAGCGCTGCGGCCGCGTGCTGCGCCAGGCCTTCGCCGAGGTGGCGCACCACGCCGACTTCCTGGAGCTGGCAGCCGACGAGGTGGCAGCGTTGCTGGCCGACCCGGCACTGGGCGTGGCCCGAGAGGAGGCCGTATTCGAGGCGGCCATGCGCTGGGTGCGCCACGACGCCCCGGCCCGCCGGGGACAGCTGCGGCGCCTACTGGAGCACGTGCGCCTGCCGCTGCTGGCTCCTGCCTACTTCTTGGAGAAGGTGGAGGCGGACGAGCTGCTGCAGGCGTGTGGCGAGTGCCGCCCATTGCTGCTCGAGGCCCGCGCCTGCTTCATCCTGGGCCGGGAGATCGGTGCGCTGCGAACCCGGCCGCGGAG ATTCATGGACCTAGCGGAAGTGATCGTAGTCATCGGCGGCTGTGACCGCAAGGGGCTTCTGAGGCTGCCCTTCGCCGACGCCTACCACCCAGAGAGCCGGCGCTGGACCCCACTGCCCAGCCTGCCGGGCTACACGCGCTCAGAGTTCGCCGCCTGCGCCCTCCGCAACGACGTCTACGTTTCCG GAGGCCACATCAACAGCCGTGATGTGTGGATGTTTAGCTCCCATCTGCACACCTGGATCAAGGTGGCCTCACTGCACAAGGGCAGGTGGAGGCACAAGATGGCCGTCATTCAAGGCCAG CTGTTCGTGGTGGGCGGCTTTGACGGCCTGCGGCGCCTGCGCAGCGTGGAGCGCTACGACCCCTTCTCCAACACTTGGGCGGCCGCCGCGCCCCTCCCGGAGGCGGTGAGCTCTGCCGCTGTGGCGCCCTGCGCCGGCCAGCTCTACGTGATCGGGGGCGCGGGCCAGGACGGCGTCAACACCGACAAG GTGCAGTGCTTTGACCCCCAGGAGGACCAGTGGAGCCTGAGGTCACCAGCCCCCTTCTCACAGCGTTGTTTAGAAGCTGTCTCCCTTGAGGACACCATCTATGTGGTGGGGGGCCTCATGAGCAAAATCTTCACCTATGACCCTGGCACAGATGTCTGGGGGGAGGCAGCTGTCCTCCCCAACCCTGTG GAGAGCTGCGGTGTGACTGTGTGTGATGGGAAGATCCATATCCTTGGCGGGCGGGATGATCGCGGGGATAGCACCGATAGGGTCTTCACCTTTGACCCCAGCAGTGGCCAAGTGGAGGCCCAGCCGTCCCTACAGCGCTGCACCAGCTCCCACGGCTGCGTCACCATCGTCCAGAGCCTGGGCAGGTGA